In Suttonella indologenes, one genomic interval encodes:
- a CDS encoding UvrD-helicase domain-containing protein: MTNSTPATAIPLADKALIEASAGTGKTWTLTGILLRLLLEDSPVGTREPREIIATTFTRKAAAEMRRRVQARFDSFLLLAKQLPEIYQKNPEVFADDAGLKTRIEKLLQDWQESDEPALQAAAQDKINCHLLTHAAEQGLDALIALLQRCDLCSQSIDELYIGTLDGLCQRWLHEFSLETGSDARLDLLEGTEEEEKITELVHQHLRREFHDMSEEAFIWWRSKQANQYSYKKLIEQIKEKQNFADLNLEPLPNTAAEIAAIERQRADLRADPSYSAALEALRGISEEEIVAFARHWQKEIVAQGFILNDYVPILDYDIAALCAQLRSEEALSAAAIDFLLLFSDDTLSFAKKRPKEAMQNVAAALKSPVAQTIKTLARVHIHEEKKYRENYDILYRFSALQYVRQTFPDYLERSAQITFSEKLARLNRALAGEQGSVLARYISHRYPVILVDESQDLNAAQAQLLEQLHLRHFPPTGFLLLVGDPKQAIYRFRGGDVNNYLRLREHFAASQRYTLSESFRSSKPLIDGLNDLYGQNENSKKLAEDIHYEHMSSGAEEVRRIVKADGSAITQSIHFYAFDSAEQEQAQIIALVQLLSSEHSPYALKENGVLRPIRLQDILILLRGNDKLSKLQKTFQMQGVEVKFGESASIFADEMAQEIGILLQAIDQPRDLPLLRRLLSGILFSQNQNDLARLQAISAGEIPADKQMLTIERLSEALQKANEKWQRQQPLAALQGLLSEKFLAGRSIWEHLAGFASPFCERYLLDLRKIQQIIADRGSKMPPAQFLHWWQQALSNPPTNEWAKASPLSADNALRLMTIHSAKGLEAPVVISALGGIRNEQDNIYIYHNDKGEACLSVLPKDEARTETLEHEHNEELARLLYVALTRPSDLLFFGIKKGKDKYAFPPLEHLKPFELENSDSIRLLKEPLEANDLIKALRQDHTPLKSAEDTVAANTTAAEQNIAQPSKLRFEGWHKSSFTALTRDFDTPLQAGNVELPDFIFDEQTISDIAENVNFQLDFPRGARAGSFLHSFLERLKAEDFSNYDTLFSQLKSSLYPAQEAEEEKRTRQALRQWFETITQSNLISGSSLAQIPLNRRANEMKFVLGVNAQRPMPFDKINALFEEWGKNMRLKDQRSLIGFLRGEIDLCYEHEGRYYVLDYKSNHLGNKAQDYEQNALERAMDEHHYWLQALIYQTALHRWLGKRLPDYQAQQHLGDVEYFFVRGCGLGADSDGHLRVFVPLEILFKFDALLRQEEERTYSTLTSK; the protein is encoded by the coding sequence ATGACTAATTCCACACCTGCCACTGCCATTCCCTTAGCAGACAAAGCCTTGATTGAAGCCTCAGCCGGCACCGGCAAAACATGGACCCTGACCGGCATTTTGCTGCGCCTATTGCTGGAAGACAGCCCCGTCGGCACAAGAGAGCCGCGCGAAATCATCGCCACCACCTTTACGCGCAAAGCCGCCGCAGAAATGCGCCGCCGCGTACAGGCGCGTTTTGACAGCTTTTTGCTGCTCGCCAAGCAATTGCCAGAAATCTATCAGAAAAACCCTGAGGTTTTTGCTGATGACGCAGGCTTAAAGACACGCATAGAAAAATTATTGCAAGATTGGCAGGAAAGTGATGAACCAGCCCTACAAGCGGCAGCACAAGACAAGATTAATTGCCATTTATTGACCCATGCCGCAGAACAAGGCTTAGATGCTTTGATTGCTCTATTGCAACGTTGCGACCTGTGCAGCCAAAGCATCGACGAACTCTACATCGGCACCTTAGACGGACTATGCCAGCGCTGGCTGCATGAATTCTCCCTTGAAACCGGCAGCGATGCCCGACTTGATTTGCTCGAAGGAACGGAAGAAGAAGAGAAAATCACCGAATTGGTCCATCAGCATCTGCGCCGCGAATTCCATGATATGAGCGAAGAGGCATTTATCTGGTGGCGCAGCAAGCAAGCAAATCAATACAGTTATAAAAAATTGATTGAGCAAATTAAGGAAAAACAGAATTTTGCCGATTTAAATCTTGAACCTTTACCGAATACGGCGGCGGAAATTGCCGCTATAGAGCGTCAGCGTGCCGATTTGCGCGCCGATCCGTCTTATTCGGCCGCCTTAGAAGCCTTACGGGGTATTAGCGAGGAAGAGATTGTCGCCTTTGCCCGCCATTGGCAGAAAGAGATTGTGGCACAGGGCTTTATCTTGAATGATTATGTTCCTATTTTGGATTACGACATCGCCGCATTATGCGCACAATTGCGTAGCGAAGAAGCTTTAAGTGCTGCGGCAATCGATTTTCTTCTGCTATTTTCAGACGATACGCTTTCTTTTGCTAAGAAAAGGCCTAAAGAAGCCATGCAAAATGTTGCAGCCGCTTTGAAAAGCCCTGTAGCACAAACCATTAAAACGCTTGCACGCGTGCACATTCATGAAGAAAAAAAATATCGAGAAAACTATGACATACTTTACCGCTTCAGCGCCCTGCAATATGTGCGCCAAACCTTTCCCGATTATTTAGAACGCAGCGCGCAAATTACCTTCAGCGAAAAATTAGCGCGTTTGAACCGCGCCTTAGCAGGCGAGCAGGGCAGCGTATTGGCACGCTATATCAGCCACCGCTATCCAGTCATCTTGGTTGATGAAAGCCAAGACCTCAATGCCGCCCAAGCTCAATTGTTGGAGCAATTGCATCTGCGCCATTTTCCGCCCACAGGCTTTTTGCTGCTGGTCGGCGATCCCAAGCAGGCAATTTACCGCTTTCGCGGCGGTGATGTGAATAATTACCTGCGCCTGCGCGAACATTTTGCCGCTTCGCAACGCTATACGCTCAGCGAGAGCTTCCGCTCCTCCAAGCCCCTGATTGACGGCTTGAACGATCTTTACGGACAAAACGAAAACAGCAAAAAATTAGCCGAAGATATCCATTATGAGCATATGAGCAGCGGCGCCGAAGAAGTGCGGCGCATCGTCAAAGCTGATGGCAGCGCAATCACACAAAGCATTCATTTCTATGCCTTCGATTCCGCCGAACAAGAACAGGCGCAAATCATCGCCTTGGTGCAATTATTAAGCAGCGAGCATAGCCCCTATGCCTTGAAAGAAAACGGCGTTTTGCGCCCCATTCGCTTACAGGACATATTGATTCTTTTGCGCGGTAATGACAAGTTAAGCAAATTACAAAAAACCTTTCAAATGCAAGGTGTTGAGGTAAAATTTGGAGAATCCGCCTCTATCTTTGCCGATGAAATGGCACAGGAAATCGGCATATTGCTCCAAGCTATCGATCAGCCGCGAGATCTACCGCTATTGCGGCGCCTCTTATCCGGCATCTTATTCAGCCAAAATCAGAACGATTTGGCACGCTTACAAGCCATTAGCGCCGGAGAAATCCCTGCGGATAAGCAGATGTTGACGATAGAGCGGCTAAGCGAAGCCCTGCAAAAAGCAAATGAAAAATGGCAGAGGCAGCAGCCCCTTGCCGCCTTGCAAGGCCTACTAAGCGAAAAGTTTCTGGCAGGGCGCAGCATTTGGGAACATCTTGCCGGCTTTGCCTCACCTTTTTGCGAACGCTATTTGCTGGATTTACGCAAAATTCAGCAAATTATCGCTGATCGCGGCAGCAAAATGCCGCCGGCGCAATTCCTGCATTGGTGGCAGCAAGCGCTTAGCAATCCGCCGACTAATGAATGGGCGAAAGCCAGTCCCTTATCCGCTGACAATGCTCTGCGCCTGATGACCATTCATTCCGCCAAAGGCTTGGAAGCGCCTGTGGTGATTAGCGCATTAGGCGGCATTAGAAATGAACAGGATAATATTTATATTTATCATAATGATAAAGGAGAGGCTTGCCTGTCCGTGCTGCCGAAAGACGAAGCGCGCACAGAAACCCTCGAGCATGAACACAACGAAGAATTGGCGCGCTTATTATATGTGGCGCTGACCCGCCCCTCGGATTTGCTCTTTTTCGGTATCAAAAAAGGTAAGGATAAATACGCCTTTCCGCCGCTGGAACATTTAAAACCCTTTGAATTGGAAAATAGCGATAGCATCCGACTTTTAAAAGAACCGCTTGAAGCAAATGATCTGATTAAGGCATTGCGCCAAGATCATACGCCGCTTAAAAGCGCTGAAGATACGGTAGCAGCAAACACGACCGCCGCCGAGCAAAACATAGCCCAGCCGTCTAAACTTAGATTTGAAGGCTGGCATAAAAGCAGCTTTACGGCGCTGACGCGCGATTTTGATACGCCGCTGCAAGCAGGTAACGTAGAACTGCCGGATTTTATTTTTGATGAACAGACAATAAGCGACATAGCAGAGAACGTAAATTTTCAGCTTGACTTTCCGCGCGGCGCACGGGCAGGAAGCTTTTTGCACAGCTTCTTGGAAAGACTGAAAGCAGAAGACTTTAGCAATTACGATACGCTCTTCTCGCAATTAAAATCATCTCTTTATCCCGCACAAGAGGCAGAAGAAGAAAAACGCACGCGGCAGGCATTGCGGCAATGGTTTGAAACAATCACTCAATCAAACCTCATTAGCGGCAGCAGCCTTGCCCAAATTCCGCTGAATCGCCGTGCCAATGAAATGAAATTTGTCTTGGGTGTGAATGCGCAGCGCCCGATGCCCTTTGACAAAATCAATGCCTTATTTGAAGAATGGGGCAAAAATATGCGCCTGAAAGATCAGCGCAGCTTAATCGGCTTTCTGCGCGGTGAAATCGATCTCTGCTATGAACATGAGGGGCGTTATTACGTGCTGGATTACAAATCCAACCATCTCGGCAATAAAGCGCAGGACTATGAGCAAAACGCCTTGGAAAGGGCAATGGATGAACACCATTACTGGCTGCAAGCCTTGATTTACCAAACCGCCTTGCACCGCTGGCTCGGCAAACGCCTGCCCGATTATCAGGCGCAGCAGCATCTCGGCGATGTGGAATACTTTTTTGTGCGCGGCTGCGGCTTGGGTGCCGACAGCGACGGACACCTGCGAGTCTTTGTGCCGCTGGAGATTTTATTTAAATTTGACGCGCTGCTGCGACAAGAAGAAGAGAGGACTTATAGTACCTTAACTTCAAAATGA
- a CDS encoding SGNH/GDSL hydrolase family protein, giving the protein MPISKSRLGGLYLSLSITAAAVLWFNQDSVETYWQQQYHQASPFAALRQYEWWTAGAQWRHRLFAQEENATIFAESNETTAEDNLIPPLLAPAADNNGHAAIELAETSSENLNPPSALSLESLGEENSLEKPITETNHPLEDTATLTLESLSEENSLEKPIAETNHPLEDTATLTLESLSEENTSDIPITEISQAPENAATLTLESLNEESRLENPIAETQPADETIAAQNIAPEPDSNPSLESEAPPNLPAHTAAGNDKILLDAGDHVLFIGDSMMQSFAPHMQKWLKNEHHINSNNLGRHSTGLSNQQYYDWPLEAEKRIAATPQLKLVVVMMGANDPWNIETASKRVLNFKSPEWAAEYGARALRIVAAAKRQGAEVIWIGLPHMRLAKYNPKIRFLDDTLAQHLAGQVIYIRSHELLDGGSGKYRDSIEKDGKLIRVRHKDGIHLNAVGELLILEEVKKYISF; this is encoded by the coding sequence ATGCCAATTTCTAAATCTCGCCTCGGCGGACTGTATTTGAGCTTGAGCATCACTGCCGCCGCTGTCTTATGGTTTAACCAAGACTCTGTCGAAACCTATTGGCAGCAGCAATATCATCAAGCCAGCCCCTTTGCCGCATTACGACAATATGAGTGGTGGACGGCAGGCGCGCAATGGCGGCACAGGCTTTTTGCCCAAGAAGAAAACGCTACAATTTTTGCGGAAAGCAACGAAACCACCGCAGAAGACAACTTGATTCCGCCGCTCTTAGCCCCTGCTGCCGATAACAACGGGCACGCAGCAATCGAACTTGCGGAAACCTCATCGGAAAACCTTAATCCGCCAAGCGCATTAAGCCTAGAAAGTCTCGGCGAAGAAAATTCGCTTGAAAAACCTATAACAGAAACGAATCATCCGCTAGAAGACACCGCCACGCTAACCTTGGAAAGCCTAAGCGAAGAAAATTCGCTTGAAAAACCTATAGCAGAAACGAATCATCCGCTAGAAGACACCGCCACGCTAACCTTGGAAAGCCTAAGCGAAGAAAACACATCTGACATTCCGATAACAGAAATAAGCCAAGCACCGGAAAACGCCGCCACGCTAACCTTGGAAAGTCTGAACGAAGAAAGCAGATTGGAAAACCCGATAGCGGAAACGCAGCCAGCAGACGAAACTATCGCTGCACAAAATATCGCGCCTGAACCCGACAGCAACCCTAGCCTAGAAAGCGAAGCGCCGCCTAATCTTCCCGCGCATACCGCCGCCGGTAATGACAAAATCCTGCTCGACGCCGGCGACCACGTCTTATTTATCGGCGATTCCATGATGCAAAGTTTTGCACCGCATATGCAAAAATGGCTGAAAAACGAGCACCATATCAATTCCAATAATCTCGGACGCCACAGTACAGGGCTAAGCAATCAGCAGTATTACGACTGGCCTCTGGAAGCGGAAAAACGCATCGCCGCAACCCCGCAACTCAAATTGGTCGTCGTCATGATGGGTGCTAACGACCCTTGGAATATCGAAACCGCCTCAAAACGGGTGTTGAATTTTAAAAGCCCCGAATGGGCGGCGGAATACGGCGCACGCGCCTTGCGCATTGTGGCGGCGGCAAAACGCCAAGGCGCGGAAGTCATCTGGATTGGGCTGCCGCATATGCGCCTTGCCAAATATAATCCCAAAATCCGCTTTCTTGACGACACCCTTGCCCAACATTTGGCAGGACAGGTCATTTATATCCGCAGCCATGAATTGCTTGATGGCGGCAGCGGCAAATACCGCGACAGCATCGAAAAAGACGGCAAACTGATCCGCGTCCGCCACAAAGACGGCATTCATCTCAATGCTGTCGGAGAATTGCTGATTTTAGAGGAAGTAAAAAAATATATTTCTTTTTAG
- a CDS encoding MBOAT family O-acyltransferase, translating to MPILSIEFALFFLAFFLLYWAVAGFVSVQNLLLLAAGLAWLYWLHPWFLLALCLYTLIIHVIAQNMVFSLSAQARRAWLISGIAAATAILLFFKYIDFLRPLVYAGTQWEIMDILMPLGLSYYVFQSIAYLGAAYKRRIPALRFHELCLHFGFFPTITAGPIFRASRFKSIGGMQAGAAVQLLEPRRLLFPALAISLILLGILKSWVLSAHIDSHFVAPMFDNPQQYSAAALLAAVYGYSIQLFFNFSGYSDLVIGMALLLGFRLPQNFAAPFYAVNIRDFWNRWHISLSTWIRDYLYIPLGGSRQGFTRAQLNLLIAFGLSGIWHGSGWCFFLWGILHALALISLNIKELFFGKIRRRAYWQKLLGIVLTFNFISFSFILFAVPSLGEASDFLRALLNNPNSGHAAEWLWIAAVYVGILLYPLWAWCLQSIIALFKRLPPWLWFAPIALALQAMIYFAPEGIPGFLYANF from the coding sequence ATGCCGATTCTCTCGATTGAATTTGCGCTGTTTTTTCTCGCCTTTTTTCTGCTCTATTGGGCGGTTGCCGGCTTTGTGTCCGTGCAAAATCTGCTCTTGCTCGCCGCCGGCTTGGCATGGCTTTATTGGCTGCATCCTTGGTTTTTGCTGGCATTATGTCTCTACACCCTCATCATTCATGTGATTGCGCAAAATATGGTATTCAGCCTTAGCGCGCAGGCAAGGCGGGCTTGGCTGATCAGCGGCATTGCGGCGGCAACGGCAATCTTGCTCTTTTTCAAATACATCGATTTTCTCCGCCCGCTGGTTTATGCCGGCACACAGTGGGAAATCATGGACATCTTGATGCCGCTGGGCTTGTCTTACTATGTTTTTCAATCGATTGCCTATCTCGGTGCGGCATACAAACGCCGCATTCCCGCCCTGCGTTTTCACGAACTCTGTCTGCATTTCGGCTTTTTCCCCACTATTACCGCCGGACCTATTTTTCGTGCCTCGCGCTTTAAAAGCATCGGCGGTATGCAGGCAGGTGCGGCGGTGCAATTGCTTGAACCGCGGCGCTTATTATTCCCTGCCCTTGCCATCAGCCTAATTCTGCTCGGCATTCTCAAATCTTGGGTACTGTCCGCGCACATCGACAGCCATTTCGTCGCACCGATGTTTGACAATCCGCAGCAATATTCCGCCGCCGCTCTGCTCGCTGCCGTGTACGGCTACAGCATCCAGCTCTTTTTCAATTTCTCGGGCTATAGCGATTTGGTCATCGGCATGGCATTATTACTCGGCTTTCGTCTGCCGCAGAATTTTGCCGCTCCCTTTTACGCCGTCAATATCCGCGATTTTTGGAACCGCTGGCACATCTCGCTCTCGACGTGGATACGCGATTATCTCTACATTCCCCTCGGCGGCAGTCGACAAGGCTTTACGCGCGCGCAACTTAATCTCCTTATCGCCTTCGGCTTATCCGGCATTTGGCACGGCAGTGGCTGGTGCTTTTTTCTCTGGGGCATTTTGCATGCCCTTGCCCTGATTAGCCTGAATATTAAAGAGCTTTTCTTCGGCAAAATCCGCCGCCGCGCCTATTGGCAGAAACTGCTCGGCATCGTCCTGACCTTTAATTTCATCAGCTTCAGCTTTATTCTCTTTGCCGTACCCAGCCTCGGCGAAGCCAGCGATTTTCTGCGTGCCTTGCTGAATAATCCCAATTCCGGCCATGCAGCCGAATGGCTGTGGATTGCCGCCGTCTATGTCGGCATTTTGCTCTATCCGCTGTGGGCATGGTGCCTGCAAAGCATCATCGCCCTATTTAAGCGCCTGCCGCCGTGGCTGTGGTTCGCGCCGATTGCGCTGGCGCTGCAAGCCATGATTTATTTTGCTCCTGAGGGCATACCGGGATTTCTATATGCCAATTTCTAA
- the ribF gene encoding riboflavin biosynthesis protein RibF, with product MQIHRWTSEFRFGQDCGLIIGNFDGVHRGHQAMIARLQAVCAAKSMPAVAMSFYPHPRTVVQGKAPALLSTLHDRAYWLAHYGISDWILVPFTPSFRRIGAEDFLRDYLQTKLRPHYLLVGDDFRFGYRGSGDWQLLSTFAAAQNYQLDSIDTFEHDGERVSSSAVRAALEAHDFALAQALLGHELTFTGRVRAGEGRGRALAARTANIHVPAHWCLPDGVYVVKMRVCNAQEAHWGVANLGGAPTFASTRRKLEVHLLEAQLDLYGHSVQVAFRHYLRPVQKFADSGALQKQIQQDIHAAKAFIAAQLNEG from the coding sequence ATGCAGATTCATCGTTGGACAAGCGAGTTCCGCTTCGGGCAGGATTGCGGTCTGATTATTGGCAATTTTGACGGCGTGCATCGCGGGCATCAGGCGATGATTGCGCGTTTGCAGGCGGTATGTGCCGCCAAGAGCATGCCGGCGGTGGCGATGAGTTTTTATCCGCATCCGCGTACGGTGGTGCAGGGCAAAGCACCTGCCTTATTGAGCACTTTGCACGACCGCGCTTATTGGTTGGCGCATTACGGTATCAGCGATTGGATTTTAGTGCCGTTTACGCCCAGCTTCCGCCGCATCGGTGCAGAGGATTTTTTGCGGGATTATTTGCAGACAAAACTGCGTCCGCATTATCTCTTGGTCGGCGACGATTTTCGCTTCGGCTATCGTGGTAGCGGCGATTGGCAATTATTAAGCACTTTTGCCGCCGCGCAGAATTATCAACTCGACAGCATCGACACGTTTGAACACGACGGCGAACGCGTATCCAGCTCGGCGGTGCGCGCGGCATTGGAAGCGCATGATTTTGCATTGGCGCAGGCATTGCTGGGACATGAATTGACCTTTACGGGGCGGGTGCGCGCGGGCGAAGGACGGGGACGGGCATTAGCCGCCAGAACGGCAAATATCCATGTGCCGGCGCATTGGTGTTTACCTGATGGGGTCTATGTGGTAAAAATGCGTGTTTGCAATGCCCAAGAGGCGCATTGGGGGGTGGCGAATCTCGGCGGCGCGCCGACTTTCGCCAGCACTAGACGAAAGCTCGAAGTGCATTTATTAGAGGCGCAATTGGATTTATACGGACACAGCGTGCAGGTGGCATTCCGGCATTATCTGCGGCCGGTGCAAAAATTTGCCGACAGCGGCGCATTGCAAAAACAAATCCAACAAGATATTCATGCGGCAAAGGCTTTTATCGCCGCTCAACTTAACGAAGGCTAA
- the ileS gene encoding isoleucine--tRNA ligase, whose amino-acid sequence MADYKHTLNLPQTDFPMRGNLPEREPEMLKFWQENRIYEKQREAFAGRKKFILHDGPPYANGVIHVGHALNKTLKDIITKSRHFMGFDSPYVPGWDCHGLPIEQKVEQQLGKPGVKVDAATFRAACRKYAAEQVKLQKAGFIRMGVFGFWDKPYLTMNFKTEGGIVRALREIVKNGHIVRGFKPINWCFDCGSSLAEAEVEYQDKESYSIDVRFAVQDVADLLKRMNCQVQTDAVDVIIWTTTPWTLPSNVAVVIHPEFSYALVEAEGRFFIVAEELLPSLKARWQSESEWTVHARVAGKALEKLRLQHPFVERDSLLINGDYVSLDTGTGCVHTAPAHGADDYEVCKKYPELPFVSYVMADGVFSSDAPLVAGQHVSKADGQIIDTLKENNRLQHLSKIKHSYPHCWRHKSPTIFRATTQWFVSMEKAGLRDDALAGLDKVEFTPQWGKPRLMDMIAKRPDWCISRQRYWGVPMCFVVHKESNELHPDILNIMEKAAAKIDEAGIEAWFDLALEELIPAEDLPHYEKLNDVLDVWFDSGTTHYTVLEQRLELCSPADLYLEGSDQHRGWFHSSLLTGAAIHQRPPYKGLLTHGFTVDEQGRKMSKSLGNVVDPNQVIKQMGADILRLWVSSADYSAEVSLSDNILKQRAEAYRRIRNTCRFLLANLHDFDPAQHQVAFEDMVALDRYAVALAADLQEKLISLYERYEFHTIYQLLFNFCSVSMGGFYLDVIKDRQYTVATNTPARRSAQTAIYHILEAMVRWIAPILSFTAEEIWQHLPGERAESVFLTTFYEGLQGLGDSPFTESDWQQFLQLREAVNAELEKVRNEGLIKSGLEAALHIALPSEQYQVISRFGEELHFGLIVSQVHLQEAAQRSISVQKAQGQKCERCWHYLPDVGSHSEHPTLCSRCIENVDGAGETRAFL is encoded by the coding sequence ATGGCAGACTACAAACATACGCTCAATCTTCCGCAAACCGATTTTCCCATGCGCGGCAATTTGCCCGAACGCGAGCCGGAAATGCTCAAATTCTGGCAAGAAAACCGTATTTACGAAAAACAACGCGAAGCTTTTGCCGGACGTAAAAAATTCATTCTCCATGACGGGCCTCCCTATGCTAACGGCGTAATTCACGTCGGACATGCCTTAAATAAAACCCTGAAAGATATCATTACCAAATCGCGACATTTTATGGGCTTTGACAGCCCCTATGTGCCGGGTTGGGACTGCCACGGTCTGCCGATTGAGCAGAAAGTGGAACAGCAACTGGGTAAACCCGGCGTGAAAGTCGATGCTGCGACCTTTCGCGCCGCCTGCCGCAAATATGCGGCGGAGCAGGTGAAATTGCAAAAAGCGGGCTTTATCCGCATGGGCGTGTTCGGTTTTTGGGATAAGCCCTATTTGACCATGAATTTCAAAACTGAAGGCGGCATTGTGCGCGCCCTGCGCGAGATTGTGAAAAACGGGCATATCGTGCGCGGTTTTAAACCGATTAATTGGTGCTTTGACTGCGGCTCTTCTTTAGCTGAGGCGGAAGTCGAATATCAGGACAAAGAATCCTATTCGATTGATGTGCGCTTTGCCGTGCAAGATGTGGCGGATTTGCTCAAGCGCATGAATTGCCAAGTGCAGACCGATGCCGTGGATGTGATTATCTGGACGACCACGCCTTGGACGCTGCCTTCCAATGTCGCGGTCGTCATCCATCCCGAATTCAGCTATGCCTTAGTAGAAGCCGAAGGACGTTTCTTTATCGTGGCGGAAGAATTGCTGCCCAGTTTGAAAGCGCGCTGGCAATCGGAAAGCGAATGGACGGTGCATGCGCGGGTTGCGGGCAAAGCGCTGGAAAAACTGCGTTTGCAGCATCCTTTCGTTGAGCGCGATTCGCTCTTAATCAACGGCGATTACGTCAGCTTGGATACTGGTACCGGCTGCGTGCATACCGCTCCTGCGCATGGTGCGGACGACTATGAAGTCTGCAAAAAATATCCGGAATTGCCCTTTGTCAGCTATGTGATGGCGGACGGCGTATTTTCCTCCGATGCCCCACTGGTTGCGGGACAGCATGTCAGCAAGGCGGACGGACAAATTATTGATACCCTGAAAGAAAACAACCGTCTGCAACATCTCAGCAAAATCAAGCACAGCTATCCGCATTGCTGGCGACATAAATCGCCGACCATTTTTCGTGCCACTACGCAATGGTTCGTCAGCATGGAAAAAGCCGGATTGCGCGACGATGCCCTTGCGGGATTGGACAAAGTGGAATTTACCCCGCAATGGGGCAAGCCGCGCTTGATGGATATGATTGCTAAACGCCCGGACTGGTGCATCTCGCGCCAACGCTATTGGGGCGTGCCGATGTGTTTTGTGGTGCATAAAGAAAGCAATGAACTGCATCCGGACATTCTGAATATTATGGAAAAAGCCGCCGCTAAAATTGATGAAGCAGGCATTGAGGCTTGGTTTGATTTAGCCTTGGAAGAACTGATTCCCGCCGAAGACCTTCCGCATTATGAAAAACTCAATGATGTGCTGGACGTTTGGTTTGATTCCGGCACTACGCACTACACCGTTTTAGAGCAACGTCTCGAATTGTGCTCACCGGCAGATTTGTATTTAGAAGGCTCCGACCAGCATCGCGGCTGGTTCCATTCTTCTTTACTTACCGGCGCGGCGATTCATCAGCGTCCGCCGTATAAAGGCCTGCTCACGCACGGCTTCACGGTCGATGAGCAAGGCCGTAAAATGAGTAAATCATTGGGCAATGTGGTTGATCCCAACCAAGTGATTAAGCAAATGGGCGCGGATATTTTGCGTCTGTGGGTCTCGTCAGCGGATTATTCCGCCGAAGTCAGCCTTAGCGACAATATCCTCAAACAACGCGCCGAGGCTTATCGCCGCATCCGTAATACCTGCCGCTTCTTGCTCGCCAATTTGCATGATTTCGATCCTGCACAACATCAAGTCGCTTTTGAAGACATGGTAGCGCTCGACCGCTATGCGGTGGCATTGGCGGCGGATTTGCAGGAAAAACTGATCAGCCTCTATGAACGCTACGAATTCCACACCATTTACCAGCTCTTATTTAATTTCTGCTCGGTCAGCATGGGCGGTTTCTATTTAGACGTCATCAAAGACCGTCAATACACCGTTGCCACCAATACGCCGGCACGTCGTTCTGCTCAAACAGCGATTTACCACATTCTTGAAGCGATGGTGCGCTGGATTGCGCCGATTCTCTCTTTTACGGCAGAAGAAATTTGGCAGCACTTACCCGGCGAACGCGCCGAGTCCGTATTCCTCACTACCTTCTACGAAGGCTTGCAAGGCTTGGGCGACAGCCCGTTCACGGAAAGCGACTGGCAGCAATTCCTGCAATTACGCGAAGCAGTCAACGCGGAATTGGAAAAAGTGCGCAACGAAGGCTTGATTAAATCGGGCTTGGAAGCGGCATTGCATATCGCCTTGCCAAGCGAGCAATACCAAGTAATCAGTCGCTTTGGCGAAGAACTGCATTTCGGACTGATTGTTTCGCAAGTGCATTTGCAAGAAGCGGCGCAGCGCAGCATCAGCGTGCAAAAAGCGCAGGGGCAGAAATGCGAACGCTGTTGGCATTATCTGCCTGATGTCGGCAGCCACAGCGAACACCCGACCTTATGCAGCCGTTGCATTGAGAATGTAGACGGTGCAGGCGAAACCCGCGCATTCCTATGA
- the lspA gene encoding signal peptidase II produces MKQILSLIIAAAWIAADYFSKLWALDSLAQHSIKVNDYMNFHLAFNKGAAFSFLANQGGWQQWFFIGLAVLISLWLLYVLMVENLDSLSRFGYASILGGALGNAHDRLVYGHVVDFIQWHYQDYYWPIFNIADVAITIGVAAIIISGIRTWLSSTRALS; encoded by the coding sequence ATGAAGCAAATCCTTTCCCTCATCATCGCCGCTGCATGGATTGCGGCAGACTATTTCAGCAAATTATGGGCATTGGACAGCCTTGCGCAGCACAGCATCAAGGTCAATGACTATATGAATTTCCACCTCGCCTTCAATAAAGGGGCGGCTTTTAGCTTCTTAGCCAATCAAGGCGGCTGGCAGCAATGGTTTTTTATCGGTTTGGCGGTGCTCATTTCCCTATGGCTGCTGTATGTCCTAATGGTAGAAAACCTCGACAGTCTCTCGCGTTTCGGCTATGCCTCCATTTTAGGCGGCGCTTTGGGCAATGCCCATGACCGTCTTGTTTACGGTCATGTGGTGGATTTCATCCAATGGCATTATCAGGACTATTACTGGCCGATTTTCAATATCGCCGATGTCGCCATCACCATTGGCGTGGCGGCAATCATTATCTCCGGTATCCGCACTTGGCTTTCCAGCACCAGAGCCTTAAGCTGA